The Arachis hypogaea cultivar Tifrunner chromosome 16, arahy.Tifrunner.gnm2.J5K5, whole genome shotgun sequence genome contains a region encoding:
- the LOC112754708 gene encoding protein DETOXIFICATION 21, whose amino-acid sequence MKMEGDLKQKLLVPSSGGVEEEEGLSLVRRVWEESKKMWIVAAPAIFTRASTFGIQVISQAFVGHLGSKELAAFALVYTVLIRFANGILLGMASALSTLCGQAYGAKEYGMMGVYLQRSWIVLFLTSLILLPVFIFTTPILSLLGQDETIAQVSGTISLWSIPIMFAFIVSFTTQTFLQSQSKNVIIAFLAAFSIVLHIFLSWLTTMKYKLGLPGAMTSTSLAYWIPNFGQLIFIFGWCKQTWHGFSFLAFKDLWPVVKLSLSSGAMLCLELWYNTILVLLTGNLRNAEVEIDALSICLNINGWEMMISLGFMAAASVRVANELGRGSAKAAKFSILVTVLTSLAIGFFLFVFFLLFRERLAYIFTTDEHVARAVGNLSPLLSVSILLNSVQPVLSGVAIGAGWQSIVAYVNIGCYYLIGIPVGIVLGHVLDLQVEGIWVGMLFGTFIQTVVLVIITYKTNWDEQVVIARSRISKWAKMDGLDHESKPDSSES is encoded by the exons ATGAAAATGGAGGGTGATCTGAAGCAGAAGCTGCTGGTGCCTTCTTCAGGAGGAGTAGAAGAGGAAGAGGGCTTGTCACTGGTTAGGAGGGTGTGGGAAGAGAGCAAGAAGATGTGGATAGTGGCGGCGCCAGCCATATTCACAAGAGCTTCCACGTTTGGAATCCAAGTTATAAGCCAAGCGTTTGTTGGACATCTTGGTTCTAAGGAACTCGCTGCTTTCGCTCTTGTTTACACCGTTCTTATCAGGTTCGCTAACGGGATTCTG TTAGGAATGGCGAGTGCTTTGTCAACACTGTGTGGTCAAGCATACGGTGCAAAGGAATATGGCATGATGGGAGTTTACCTTCAAAGATCATGGATTGTTTTGTTCCTAACTTCACTGATTCTTCTTCCGGTGTTCATCTTCACCACCCCAATTTTAAGCCTCTTGGGCCAAGATGAAACAATAGCACAAGTGTCAGGAACCATTTCACTTTGGTCAATTCCTATCATGTTTGCCTTTATCGTATCCTTCACTACCCAGACATTCCTGCAGTCGCAAAGCAAGAACGTGATTATCGCCTTCTTGGCAGCTTTCTCCATAGTCCTTCACATCTTCCTTTCTTGGCTTACCACTATGAAGTACAAATTGGGTCTTCCTGGTGCAATGACCTCCACTAGTTTGGCGTATTGGATTCCCAACTTTGGTCAACTCATATTCATTTTCGGTTGGTGCAAGCAAACATGGCATGGGTTCTCATTCTTGGCATTCAAAGACCTTTGGCCTGTTGTTAAGCTTTCGCTTTCATCCGGTGCCATGTTGTG TCTTGAGCTATGGTACAACACAATATTGGTTCTTTTGACAGGTAACCTGAGAAATGCAGAGGTGGAAATCGATGCTCTGTCTATATG TCTTAACATCAATGGATGGGAAATGATGATATCACTTGGGTTCATGGCTGCTGCTAG CGTACGAGTGGCGAATGAGCTTGGAAGAGGAAGTGCCAAGGCTGCCAAGTTCTCGATCCTAGTGACTGTGCTAACATCATTGGCCATTGGGTTCTTTCTGTTTGTATTCTTCTTGTTGTTTAGGGAACGACTTGCTTACATATTTACCACAGATGAGCATGTTGCCCGGGCAGTCGGTAATTTGTCACCATTGTTATCAGTCTCTATATTACTAAACAGCGTTCAGCCCGTACTCTCAG GTGTTGCGATTGGAGCCGGTTGGCAAAGCATTGTTGCTTATGTTAACATAGGTTGCTATTACCTCATTGGAATTCCTGTCGGTATTGTGCTTGGTCATGTTCTTGATTTGCAAGTCGAG GGAATTTGGGTTGGAATGTTGTTTGGAACTTTTATTCAAACCGTAGTGCTTGTTATAATCACCTACAAAACTAACTGGGATGAGCAG GTGGTCATAGCTCGTTCAAGAATTAGCAAGTGGGCTAAAATGGATGGCCTCGATCATGAATCAAAACCGGATTCATCAGAAAGTTAA